Below is a genomic region from Paludicola sp. MB14-C6.
TCAAGATATCCCATATCATTGATTTCATTCAATATCCAGTTGAAAATGCATGCAATAGTATTCTCGTTAAATCTATGTTTAAAGGCATAACTTATTGTTGTAAAGTGAGGTATTTGTTCTGTCATTAAATATCCTAAAAACCAACGATATGCACAGTTCATTTGTACTTCTTCTACCAATTTGCGCAACGAACTTATTCCATACAAATGTTGTATTAAGACCATTTTGATTAGTACTACTGGGTCTATGCTTGGTCTTCCATTATCTTTACAATACAAATCCTCTACGAAATCATATATATGACAGAAATCCACTGCACTATCTATTTTTCTAAGCAAATGTTCTGCTGGAATAAATTCTTCTAAGCACAAAAACTCTACTTGTGTTCGGTCTTTTTTAGCTTTAACTAACATTTAATCACCCTATTTAATTATACCATTTTTCGCGTCAAAAGTCCCCTAAATCATCGAATTTAGGAGACTTTTTCTACAAGCTGTACAAACCCTCGCATTGTTTATGCGAGGGTTTGTCTATGGAGGATTGGATTATAAATATGAATTTGTAGGAGTTGCTATCGACTAAATAACAATTTTGATATGCTATATTGGTTCAGCCAAACAATAGTAAAAACAAGGAGTAAGTAAAGTAAAACCAACATGAGCGGTAAATGATTATCTATTGCGAAATAAAAGCCACCCATACCATAGATTATGATAATCACATACCATTGCTTGATTAAATATGTTAAGGCACCGGCTATAATAATGCTGAACGGTAGGGAGTATAGCATATGATATCGTATTGAATTTCGATCAGGCAAATGAATGAAAACCAAAACGAGATAAAGCACAAATAAAAATGCTGTAATTATAGGAGCGCTATAATATATCGTTCTTTTTTTAGTATGCATATCCATCCTCGACTTTATCTCGTTGCTTTCACATATTCTTGATAAGCAAGATAGGAAGATAAGTTGAAATTAGTCCATTTCTGTTTTTCATATTTATGAATAAATAAATCTAAATATTCTTGTGACTCCTTTGCAATTTGTTCATTTTTGTGTTTGGTTAATGGAATTACATAAGGAACAGCAGAATCGGATAGTTGATACAACATAGAAATATCCATTTCTTCAATTTTCCCTGTTTCAAACCATTCCACATTATATTTTGCAATCAAACCATCTATGTTAGAGAAGCTTAGTATGGTAAATAGAATTAGAAATGCAATAACAGATTGTTTTACAACATTTATTTTATCAAATACTGCCTTTAATAGTATGATAATGAATATAACGCCTAATAATATCATGAACCATGAGGTGTAGACTCGAAGCAATGTAAATCCATATGCATTAATATATAGAATCATTTTACTTAATGCAGTAGTAATCAGCATTAACGTAAATACGGATAAAATAATTGTGTATGCTTTTAAACCATTTGGTTTTTTCTCGGTTTTCCATTTGCATAAACCGTTTAATAAAATCAAAATAAACAAGTTCAAAATAGCGACAACACAAAGCTCGAAGAATCCACGTCTAGCATATTCAGCATAGCTAAAGCCTTCTGGTAAATAGCTTTGAAAAGCAGATAAGAAATAGCCAGCTTGTGCTATAAAGAACAACGCATAAAGTACGCAAATTGGTGTAACCGCTGTATATAAAATAGTGGATGGAACAACACGCATAGATTTTGTAACTTTTGCTTTTGACTCATCCGGAATATATTGTTGATGTTTTTTTCGTGCGTTTGAAAATAGTAATCCAAATAGATATAACGCAACAGGAATACCAAGAATAACTTGCATGATAAAAGTAACAACACTGGAACTGATGTCTTTTAACGCAAAAGACATCATATTTTCAAATAAGCTGTCTGCTGCAAGTAACAAACCTCCAATTACTAAAGTGATTGGCAAAGCTATTATTAACCCAAGCAGTATTAGCTTTAATTTGCCGTTCTTTTTGCTTTTGCTATTTGAAAACATAGCTTTTGGTGCTTCTACAAAATGAGCGAATGGCAATACAATAGCAGCATTTAACAGATCTAAACAAAAATGATTCGAAAGGAACTTTTTATTCTCATTTTGACAAGTGTAATAGTTCCAATATATAATCGCAAGAATAATAAAAACAGTATCTAGAAACGCTATCATTCCGTTATCTGTTATGAGATAGTTCATGCTGAATAGGTTAACCAGTAAAAAGAACATCACACTTTTGAAGTTTATAGATATATGACAGTTTTTGTAGTATATTAGAGAAAAAATACTGAATGTAATAAAATAGAATGCGGTGAATACATTTTCATGTCCTAAAAAGACGAATTTAATGAAAAAGTATCCAAATAGAAGGCATAGTAATGCAGCAATTCTTTCTACTTTGGAATATACTATTTTCGGCTTTTCTAAAGGTTGTTGTAATGTGGCTGATGAAATGATATTATCCATTCGGTGCACCTTCTTTCACATATTCTAAAATGTCACTAGGCTGGCAATCTAATATTTCACATAACTTTTCTAATGTTGAAAAGCGAATTGCCTTTGCCTTATTTGTTTTTAAAATGGATAAGTTGGCAGGAGTAATTTCGATTTTTTCGGCAAGCTCATTTGAGGAGACTTTTCGCTTTGCCATCATGACATCAAGGTTAACGATAATAGGCATAAGAATCTCCTTTCTAAATCGTATAGTCGTTTTCTTCACGAATGGTGATTGCTTTTTCAAATACATTCTTAATGACTCTTAGGATAATTGCAAAAAATGCTGCAGCAAAGCAAAGTAGGAATGCAATAAAACGATAAAATCCAAGAATTCCAAAGAGCAAGCTTGCTAAAAAACAACACCAGGATAAAATGCGGATGAGCTTTACATTTTGGTCAACAAACACATTATCTTTGTTGATGTTGGTTATTAACTTATTTAAAGAGAATATTGCAATAAACGCAGGCACTAGTGTGCAATATAAAATAATGGTTAGCGGCCAAAAGATGCTTTCTCTATAGGATATCTTATCGTACCACTCGGATATTTTAGGTATGATAAAAGCACCGATTGTTAAGAGTATCATAACAAATTTAACTAATATTGATGAAAGAGCAATTGATTTTGATTTTGTCCACATAAGGGTTCCCTCCTATATTTTCTAGTTGCATTATAAGCCTTAAAATATTATTTGTCAATATAAATATATCGTAAAACAATAAAAATATTCTGAAAAATAATATATTGGTACAATTTGAATATTTGTATGAGTTGTAATTTGGCTATAAATGTGATAAAATAACAAAATAATAATGATAAGGAGAATTTGCAAATGGTAGTTCAACCAAAAGTAAGAGGATTTATCTGCACAACTGCGCACGCAGAAGGCTGTAAGCAAAATGTTAAAAATCAAGTTAATTATATGAAATCACAACTCAAAACCAATGGAGCAAAGAATGTTTTAGTAATCGGAGCTTCAACCGGTTATGGTCTTGCTTCTCGAATTGCAGCTACTTATTCTTG
It encodes:
- a CDS encoding DUF4153 domain-containing protein, which codes for MDNIISSATLQQPLEKPKIVYSKVERIAALLCLLFGYFFIKFVFLGHENVFTAFYFITFSIFSLIYYKNCHISINFKSVMFFLLVNLFSMNYLITDNGMIAFLDTVFIILAIIYWNYYTCQNENKKFLSNHFCLDLLNAAIVLPFAHFVEAPKAMFSNSKSKKNGKLKLILLGLIIALPITLVIGGLLLAADSLFENMMSFALKDISSSVVTFIMQVILGIPVALYLFGLLFSNARKKHQQYIPDESKAKVTKSMRVVPSTILYTAVTPICVLYALFFIAQAGYFLSAFQSYLPEGFSYAEYARRGFFELCVVAILNLFILILLNGLCKWKTEKKPNGLKAYTIILSVFTLMLITTALSKMILYINAYGFTLLRVYTSWFMILLGVIFIIILLKAVFDKINVVKQSVIAFLILFTILSFSNIDGLIAKYNVEWFETGKIEEMDISMLYQLSDSAVPYVIPLTKHKNEQIAKESQEYLDLFIHKYEKQKWTNFNLSSYLAYQEYVKATR
- a CDS encoding helix-turn-helix domain-containing protein — protein: MPIIVNLDVMMAKRKVSSNELAEKIEITPANLSILKTNKAKAIRFSTLEKLCEILDCQPSDILEYVKEGAPNG
- a CDS encoding DUF2975 domain-containing protein; protein product: MWTKSKSIALSSILVKFVMILLTIGAFIIPKISEWYDKISYRESIFWPLTIILYCTLVPAFIAIFSLNKLITNINKDNVFVDQNVKLIRILSWCCFLASLLFGILGFYRFIAFLLCFAAAFFAIILRVIKNVFEKAITIREENDYTI